A portion of the Halobacillus ihumii genome contains these proteins:
- a CDS encoding FUSC family protein encodes MRLLQRKNYWISRFLASDPGRKRLNQAGKATISLISAVVTVILVLNLLGQPPLMPAIVAGITGMLGIMTVMDDTKEKKKVTTLLLGVSAACGVTAGSLLASNAYLVSALMILIIFCGFYFSRFGSRYFSLGMIGFMTVYLSSFLGLSPSQFPWFYLGIVIGGAFAFLYNFIVFKDSAQLLKRSMRSFHIQANLAFDLLIEIIQDPEINHTRIKKLQYNVSKLREYASHVATDLNTQDVTEVWPGLTTSQLRLYVFDTSMLVVTLADSLQRLKKEDALEAKELQDLLAKVITSLHKAEVLSQDYEVQNLAKAQAATKELRHMSNHLFARQNSRPEGWLYLIRRIESIASHVTNGALAIQQSLHSGQQPAKEKEEETSEADKEGQEENQKLKPSTKKAYQSLIAGTIAIIVGHLISPVQPYWVLLTTFIVQLGTESVGRTYMKGLQRSVGTVIGAVIGFVLAKAVSGHSIIEIVLLFTVVFLAFYIVAVSYTLMSMLITLLIAFMYDLLLGGISFALLEARVIDTIAGAAIALTIAALIFPKKTMEKVSEAFNDYLEELSSYVTQYIHSFREPMDIKELADHAFKMDEKVQAIKDESKSLLQRPGALRHRELPRWITIFTAINYYAKHLVASSYQKHFTYPEEFEAVFISMEEKFNSNIETLTHMMTTGDRSGVTFNMNEERKQIEQYAPAHNGSQSDLIHHLYYVWRINQSIVLLGKEMGAEEKDRKTT; translated from the coding sequence TTGAGGTTATTACAAAGAAAAAACTATTGGATAAGCCGTTTTCTCGCCTCAGACCCAGGTAGAAAAAGGCTCAACCAAGCTGGAAAAGCAACGATTAGCTTGATTTCCGCTGTCGTCACCGTCATCCTTGTTCTGAATTTATTAGGACAACCTCCCCTGATGCCAGCTATTGTGGCAGGAATTACAGGTATGCTTGGTATTATGACCGTAATGGATGACACGAAAGAGAAGAAGAAAGTAACTACTTTGCTGCTCGGAGTCTCCGCTGCATGTGGAGTGACAGCAGGTTCTTTGTTAGCCTCGAACGCTTACCTAGTTTCCGCGCTTATGATTTTGATCATTTTTTGCGGATTTTACTTTTCACGTTTTGGAAGTCGTTATTTTTCTCTTGGCATGATTGGATTTATGACGGTTTATTTATCTTCTTTTTTAGGACTGTCTCCTAGTCAATTCCCCTGGTTTTATTTGGGGATCGTGATCGGGGGAGCATTCGCATTTTTATATAACTTTATCGTCTTTAAAGATTCAGCCCAACTGTTAAAAAGAAGCATGCGTTCTTTTCATATCCAAGCTAACTTAGCGTTCGATCTTCTAATCGAAATCATTCAGGATCCAGAGATCAACCATACCCGCATTAAAAAGCTTCAATATAATGTCAGTAAGCTTAGGGAATATGCCAGTCATGTCGCAACAGACCTTAACACTCAGGATGTAACAGAAGTCTGGCCAGGTCTTACCACCTCACAATTAAGACTGTATGTTTTTGATACGTCGATGCTCGTTGTAACCCTGGCCGATTCCCTCCAACGTTTGAAGAAGGAAGATGCACTAGAGGCAAAAGAATTACAAGACCTTTTAGCAAAAGTCATTACCTCTCTTCACAAAGCAGAAGTCCTTTCACAAGATTATGAAGTTCAAAATCTTGCAAAGGCTCAAGCAGCTACCAAAGAGCTGCGCCACATGAGTAATCATTTGTTTGCCAGACAAAATTCACGACCTGAAGGATGGCTTTATTTAATACGCAGAATCGAATCGATTGCTTCACATGTAACGAATGGGGCGTTAGCCATCCAACAGTCGCTGCACTCAGGCCAACAACCTGCTAAAGAAAAGGAAGAGGAAACAAGTGAAGCAGACAAGGAAGGTCAAGAGGAAAACCAGAAGTTAAAGCCCTCTACCAAAAAGGCCTACCAATCGCTAATAGCTGGGACCATCGCGATTATTGTCGGGCATCTCATCTCACCAGTGCAGCCCTATTGGGTATTGTTAACTACCTTTATCGTCCAGCTCGGGACGGAGTCCGTAGGCCGCACGTATATGAAAGGCTTGCAGCGCTCAGTAGGAACAGTCATTGGAGCCGTAATTGGCTTCGTATTAGCCAAAGCCGTTTCAGGACATTCCATTATAGAAATCGTGCTTCTTTTTACTGTTGTATTTTTAGCTTTTTACATTGTTGCGGTCTCTTACACACTAATGAGCATGCTCATCACATTGCTCATCGCCTTTATGTATGACCTATTACTAGGGGGAATCAGCTTCGCTCTATTAGAAGCACGAGTAATAGACACTATTGCAGGGGCAGCCATTGCCTTAACCATTGCGGCACTGATTTTCCCCAAGAAAACGATGGAAAAAGTATCAGAAGCCTTTAATGACTACCTTGAAGAACTCAGTTCATATGTGACCCAGTATATCCACAGTTTTCGTGAACCTATGGACATTAAAGAGCTGGCTGACCATGCCTTTAAAATGGATGAAAAGGTTCAAGCAATAAAGGATGAGTCCAAATCGCTTCTTCAACGGCCGGGAGCCCTAAGACATCGTGAACTGCCGCGGTGGATCACGATTTTTACAGCGATCAACTATTACGCCAAACACCTGGTAGCTTCCTCCTATCAGAAGCATTTTACTTATCCTGAAGAGTTCGAGGCTGTTTTCATCTCAATGGAGGAGAAATTCAACTCCAACATAGAGACGCTAACTCATATGATGACGACAGGAGATCGAAGCGGAGTCACATTTAATATGAATGAAGAGAGAAAACAAATCGAACAATACGCGCCTGCCCATAACGGGAGCCAAAGTGATCTCATCCATCATCTTTACTATGTATGGAGGATTAATCAATCGATCGTCCTCTTAGGAAAAGAAATGGGCGCGGAAGAAAAAGACCGAAAAACGACCTGA
- a CDS encoding ABC-ATPase domain-containing protein, with the protein MKKLRNILQQIDGKSYKGYKQIQGRYFFPAYELMIDYVQGDPFAAPSKIRLRIPDKTRKIDEEWISTRKRKVFAEDVMTRKVAQAIYQTGSDVRGSGKSGLVAIDRPGQEVLERTAVNFENGFTTVCLTVGLPANGRRINGKQAEKLFFQLLPDIIEKSVLSIKDQEIAESVKLADQHETILNKMKEEGYISFVADGAILPRASGISDKPMKDAVTFQSPEANRISIDLPHREQPLTGMAIRKGIVLIVGGGYHGKSTLLKAIERGVYPHIKGDGREYVVTDPQAVKVRAEDGRQVTNVDISPFIKNLPHGVDTTQFSTENASGSTSQAANVIEAIEAGADTLLIDEDTSATNFMIRDERMQELVVREKEPITPFIDKIQQMRDELDVSTILVMGGSGDYFHAADEVIMMDQYVPHQVTEQAKQIAAKYPSKRESVAESFGTLPARSFAPQSIQAKKGKKEKVQAKGRTLILMGRTELTLDAVEQLVDTSQTRLVADLLLHLDKKGLLKQNLTLHELLDKLDQQLDEQGLASFAPFKDQHPGELARPRRFEIAAALNRLRTAKVNDMR; encoded by the coding sequence ATGAAAAAATTAAGAAATATTCTGCAACAAATAGATGGCAAGAGTTATAAAGGTTATAAGCAAATTCAGGGGCGTTATTTTTTCCCAGCTTATGAGTTGATGATTGATTACGTTCAGGGAGATCCGTTTGCTGCTCCTTCGAAAATACGGCTTCGCATCCCTGATAAGACCCGGAAGATCGACGAAGAATGGATCTCAACAAGGAAGCGGAAAGTTTTTGCTGAAGATGTGATGACGAGAAAGGTAGCTCAGGCGATTTACCAAACTGGTTCTGATGTGCGTGGTTCTGGAAAAAGCGGTCTCGTAGCCATTGATCGGCCGGGGCAGGAAGTTTTAGAGCGGACAGCGGTCAATTTTGAGAATGGGTTTACAACCGTATGTTTAACAGTCGGTCTGCCCGCGAACGGTCGCAGGATTAATGGTAAGCAGGCTGAGAAGTTATTTTTCCAATTGCTCCCTGACATCATTGAGAAGTCTGTTCTTAGTATAAAAGATCAGGAAATTGCAGAGTCGGTAAAATTAGCAGATCAGCATGAAACGATTTTGAATAAAATGAAGGAAGAAGGCTACATTTCGTTTGTAGCGGATGGGGCTATTTTGCCTCGTGCAAGCGGGATAAGCGACAAACCGATGAAGGATGCGGTGACCTTTCAAAGTCCTGAAGCCAACCGGATTTCGATTGATTTGCCGCACCGCGAACAGCCGCTGACAGGCATGGCGATTCGCAAAGGAATTGTCCTGATTGTTGGTGGAGGTTATCATGGAAAAAGTACGTTACTAAAAGCAATCGAGCGCGGAGTTTATCCGCATATTAAAGGAGATGGCCGTGAATACGTTGTGACCGATCCTCAGGCCGTTAAAGTAAGAGCCGAAGATGGCCGTCAGGTGACCAATGTTGACATTTCACCTTTTATTAAAAATCTGCCTCATGGTGTGGATACGACACAATTCTCAACAGAAAATGCCAGTGGCAGTACATCACAGGCTGCCAACGTAATTGAGGCGATTGAGGCTGGTGCTGATACGCTCTTGATCGATGAAGATACAAGTGCCACGAACTTTATGATCCGTGATGAGCGCATGCAGGAGCTAGTTGTACGAGAGAAGGAACCGATCACCCCGTTTATTGATAAAATCCAGCAGATGCGCGATGAACTTGATGTGTCTACGATCTTAGTGATGGGCGGTTCCGGAGACTATTTTCACGCCGCAGATGAAGTCATTATGATGGATCAATATGTGCCTCATCAGGTGACAGAGCAGGCGAAACAAATTGCAGCCAAATATCCGAGTAAACGGGAATCCGTGGCTGAATCGTTCGGAACTTTGCCAGCGAGATCGTTTGCCCCTCAATCGATTCAAGCTAAAAAAGGGAAGAAAGAGAAAGTGCAGGCAAAAGGCAGAACGCTTATTTTAATGGGAAGAACAGAATTGACACTTGACGCTGTGGAACAGCTGGTCGATACGTCGCAAACACGATTAGTGGCTGACCTTTTGTTACATTTAGATAAAAAAGGGTTATTAAAACAAAACTTAACGTTACATGAACTGCTCGATAAACTTGACCAACAGCTTGATGAACAGGGACTCGCATCATTTGCTCCTTTTAAGGATCAGCATCCAGGGGAGTTAGCCCGCCCGCGCAGATTTGAAATCGCGGCTGCTCTTAATCGGCTGCGTACAGCTAAAGTGAACGATATGAGATAA
- the lipA gene encoding lipoyl synthase: protein MAKKNQDYIRKPDWLKIKINTNKSYTGLKKLMREKKLNTVCEEARCPNIHECWSERKTATFMILGDTCTRGCRFCAVKTGLPNELDWGEPERVAESVEIMGLKHVVVTAVARDDLKDGGAAVFGETVKAIRRKVPGCTVEILPSDMKGDYESLHTLMGGEPDIFNHNIETVRRLTKKVRARAMYDRSLELLKRVKEIRPDTPTKSSIMVGLGETKEEIVQAMDDLLAHNVDIMTIGQYLQPTKKHLNVERYYHPDEFEELKNIAMEKGFKHCEAGPMVRSSYHADEQVNETSAQRRIKYMKGYESQGEKLDTTNI, encoded by the coding sequence GTGGCGAAAAAGAATCAGGATTACATAAGAAAACCAGATTGGCTTAAAATTAAAATTAACACCAACAAATCTTACACGGGGTTAAAGAAACTCATGCGGGAAAAGAAACTCAATACAGTATGCGAAGAAGCACGCTGCCCGAACATTCATGAGTGTTGGAGCGAAAGAAAAACAGCTACTTTTATGATTTTAGGCGACACATGTACGCGCGGATGCCGCTTCTGTGCCGTTAAGACAGGCTTGCCAAACGAGCTGGACTGGGGCGAGCCAGAACGAGTCGCCGAATCCGTGGAAATTATGGGTCTTAAACATGTTGTCGTTACAGCGGTAGCCCGTGATGACTTAAAAGATGGCGGAGCTGCTGTTTTTGGTGAAACCGTAAAGGCGATTCGTCGTAAAGTTCCAGGCTGTACAGTTGAAATCCTGCCTTCTGATATGAAAGGCGACTACGAAAGCCTGCACACGTTAATGGGCGGGGAACCGGACATCTTTAATCACAACATTGAAACAGTCCGTCGTTTAACTAAAAAAGTTCGTGCCCGAGCGATGTATGACCGTTCCCTCGAATTACTGAAACGTGTGAAAGAAATTCGTCCAGATACACCAACAAAATCAAGCATCATGGTCGGACTTGGGGAAACAAAGGAAGAAATTGTCCAAGCTATGGATGATCTTCTCGCCCATAACGTTGATATCATGACAATTGGCCAATATTTACAACCAACGAAAAAGCACTTAAACGTAGAACGTTATTATCACCCGGATGAATTTGAAGAGTTAAAAAATATTGCCATGGAAAAAGGCTTCAAACATTGTGAAGCAGGCCCAATGGTTCGTTCTTCCTACCATGCTGATGAGCAAGTTAATGAAACGTCTGCTCAGCGCCGCATCAAATATATGAAAGGGTACGAATCTCAGGGAGAAAAGTTAGATACAACGAACATTTAA
- a CDS encoding methylated-DNA--[protein]-cysteine S-methyltransferase — protein sequence MNHPSYLYYDVFDSPVGPITVLADNKGVNRIDYGQFEERITFYQAWTKKHFLKGEFKRDADQQFVKQTKMEINEYFSGDRKQFTIPLNCYGTSFQRSVWRALLHSIPHGEVKSYKEVAEVLQAPKSVRAVGGAVNKNPFSIVVPCHRVIGSNGKLVGYAGGLDKKQQLLDWEGNPQLQQAK from the coding sequence ATGAATCATCCATCTTATTTGTATTATGACGTGTTTGACTCCCCTGTGGGTCCGATAACAGTGTTAGCTGATAACAAAGGGGTAAACCGGATTGATTATGGACAGTTTGAAGAACGAATAACATTTTACCAGGCATGGACGAAGAAGCACTTTCTAAAAGGTGAATTTAAACGAGACGCTGATCAGCAATTTGTGAAGCAAACTAAGATGGAAATTAATGAGTACTTTAGCGGGGACCGTAAACAGTTCACCATCCCGCTTAATTGTTATGGCACCTCTTTTCAAAGAAGTGTGTGGAGAGCACTGCTTCATTCGATTCCACATGGAGAGGTGAAGTCTTATAAGGAGGTTGCGGAAGTATTGCAAGCTCCTAAGTCAGTGCGGGCAGTCGGAGGGGCTGTTAACAAAAATCCTTTCTCCATCGTCGTTCCCTGTCATCGAGTGATCGGGAGTAACGGGAAGCTGGTAGGTTATGCTGGCGGATTGGATAAAAAGCAGCAACTGCTTGATTGGGAAGGAAATCCACAGCTTCAGCAAGCTAAATAG
- a CDS encoding amidase domain-containing protein: MDALRKYWEDIMKRLLDQKEEPWLECKVKNLHERGQLVKRATFNVKPYHRVRYERVSDISYMLSLSLLIKDRQDYYLEEGVYRCKAFLNGGKLIDQVTETETSTTGEERLASAFTDNHQEQRLPFKYDRRAAVQYAERWWDSYNPAYNHFDVDCTNYVSQCLRAGGAPMWGQPNRGKGWWYSGSNWSYSWAVAHSLRWYLSGARQGLTAKEVTDAALLSPGDVICYDFEGDGRFDHNTIVVKMTSKGLPLVNAHTMNSRHRFWDYEDSTAYTPAIQYKFFKIGAE, encoded by the coding sequence ATGGATGCTTTAAGGAAGTACTGGGAAGACATCATGAAGCGGTTATTGGACCAGAAAGAAGAACCATGGCTTGAGTGCAAAGTGAAAAACCTTCATGAAAGAGGCCAGCTGGTTAAACGAGCTACATTTAATGTGAAGCCTTATCATAGAGTTCGATATGAAAGAGTGAGCGATATTTCATATATGCTTTCGCTGTCTCTCCTTATAAAAGATCGACAGGATTATTACTTAGAAGAAGGAGTCTATCGCTGTAAGGCTTTTTTAAATGGCGGGAAGCTAATAGACCAGGTAACGGAAACGGAGACAAGTACAACAGGGGAAGAAAGGCTCGCTTCAGCGTTTACGGATAATCATCAAGAACAACGGCTGCCTTTCAAATACGATCGAAGGGCAGCTGTTCAATATGCTGAACGATGGTGGGATAGTTATAATCCGGCTTACAATCACTTTGATGTGGATTGCACCAATTATGTATCTCAATGCCTGCGAGCTGGAGGCGCGCCAATGTGGGGACAGCCGAACCGCGGCAAGGGCTGGTGGTACTCAGGTTCCAACTGGAGTTATAGCTGGGCTGTTGCCCACTCGCTTCGTTGGTATTTAAGCGGGGCAAGACAAGGATTAACAGCAAAAGAAGTAACAGATGCAGCTTTATTATCGCCAGGTGACGTCATTTGTTATGACTTTGAGGGAGATGGGCGGTTTGATCATAATACGATTGTAGTGAAAATGACCAGTAAAGGTCTTCCTTTAGTCAACGCCCACACAATGAACAGCCGCCATCGATTCTGGGATTATGAGGACTCTACAGCTTATACTCCGGCTATTCAATATAAATTTTTCAAGATAGGAGCGGAATAA
- a CDS encoding aspartyl-phosphate phosphatase Spo0E family protein, which yields MLNVRQLIKWCIDKKRVEMIELGMEKGLTNKEVIKCSQQLDELLNVYSKVMGESQLTSSV from the coding sequence TTGTTGAATGTAAGACAGTTGATAAAGTGGTGTATCGATAAAAAGAGAGTTGAAATGATTGAACTTGGCATGGAAAAGGGACTTACCAACAAAGAAGTCATTAAATGCAGTCAGCAGTTAGATGAGCTGCTCAACGTTTATAGCAAGGTGATGGGAGAGAGTCAGCTTACCTCTTCTGTATAA
- the queG gene encoding tRNA epoxyqueuosine(34) reductase QueG codes for MGIHTFKEEVIAYSKEVGIDKIGFASVDVFGELKARLKRQQDLGYQSGFEKGSLEERTEPDRLLSGAQSIISVALAYPSKMHDAPRSVKGERRGIFCRASWGRDYHDVLRDRLQKLAAFIKERFPEAELSSMVDTGELSDRAVAERAGIGFSGKNSAIITEEFGSYVYLGEMVTNIPFEPDEPVDDSCGDCNICVDTCPTGALVEGGQLNAQRCIAFLTQTKDFLPEEFRSKLGNRLYGCDTCQTVCPKNKKKDFHNHKEFEPDPEVAKPKLIPLLSISNRDFKEKFGPMSGSWRGKKPIQRNAILALAHYKDETAVDELVRLMKEDPRPVIRGTAAYGLGKIGTAACYAAIEEAQVIEENEEVLFEMEKGLKFQKQ; via the coding sequence GTGGGCATTCACACATTCAAGGAAGAAGTTATTGCATACAGTAAAGAAGTTGGCATAGACAAAATCGGTTTTGCGTCTGTCGATGTATTCGGAGAACTGAAAGCAAGACTGAAAAGACAACAGGACCTTGGCTATCAATCCGGATTTGAGAAAGGCAGTCTTGAGGAGCGGACTGAGCCTGATCGTTTGCTTTCAGGAGCTCAATCGATCATTTCAGTGGCGCTTGCCTATCCTTCAAAAATGCACGATGCCCCTCGCAGTGTGAAAGGCGAACGGCGCGGGATTTTTTGTCGTGCTTCATGGGGCAGAGATTATCATGACGTGCTGCGGGACCGTTTACAGAAATTAGCTGCGTTTATTAAGGAACGTTTTCCCGAAGCAGAACTGTCTTCTATGGTTGATACAGGTGAATTGTCTGATCGTGCTGTAGCCGAACGCGCTGGCATCGGTTTTAGCGGGAAAAATAGTGCGATTATTACCGAAGAGTTCGGGTCTTATGTGTATTTAGGCGAGATGGTAACGAACATTCCGTTTGAACCGGATGAACCGGTCGATGACAGTTGCGGAGATTGCAATATATGTGTGGATACTTGTCCAACGGGAGCACTCGTAGAGGGCGGCCAGCTTAATGCCCAGCGCTGCATCGCCTTTTTAACCCAGACGAAAGATTTTCTGCCTGAGGAGTTTAGAAGTAAACTTGGCAACAGATTGTATGGGTGCGATACTTGTCAGACAGTTTGCCCTAAAAACAAGAAAAAAGATTTTCACAATCATAAAGAATTTGAGCCGGATCCAGAAGTGGCTAAGCCGAAGCTGATTCCGCTGTTGTCCATTTCCAATCGTGATTTTAAAGAAAAATTTGGACCGATGTCGGGTTCATGGCGTGGGAAAAAGCCGATTCAGCGTAATGCAATTCTGGCTTTAGCTCATTATAAAGATGAAACGGCAGTGGATGAATTGGTTCGTTTAATGAAGGAAGATCCTAGACCAGTTATTAGAGGAACAGCGGCCTATGGACTTGGGAAAATTGGAACGGCCGCTTGCTACGCTGCCATTGAAGAAGCACAGGTGATAGAAGAAAATGAAGAAGTGCTTTTTGAAATGGAAAAGGGCCTGAAATTCCAAAAACAATAA
- the trmL gene encoding tRNA (uridine(34)/cytosine(34)/5-carboxymethylaminomethyluridine(34)-2'-O)-methyltransferase TrmL, translated as MANHIVLFQPEIPANTGNIARTCLATNSQLHLIRPLGFSTDDKMLRRAGLDYWHDVTINYYDSIEELYASYPNGEFYYIENFGTRSFVDFDFSDEAQEWFFVFGRESDGIPKTLLEGLEDRCLRIPMTDKVRSLNLANTASIILFNALKQQNFPGLIK; from the coding sequence ATGGCTAACCATATCGTATTATTTCAACCAGAAATTCCTGCCAATACAGGTAATATTGCTCGCACATGTTTAGCTACGAATAGCCAGCTGCATTTGATTCGGCCGCTTGGATTCTCAACGGATGACAAGATGCTTAGAAGAGCTGGTTTGGATTATTGGCATGACGTGACGATAAACTATTACGATTCGATTGAAGAGCTCTATGCATCTTATCCGAATGGGGAGTTTTATTATATTGAGAATTTTGGCACCCGCTCTTTCGTAGACTTTGATTTTAGTGATGAGGCACAAGAGTGGTTTTTCGTATTTGGAAGGGAATCAGACGGGATTCCTAAGACTCTGCTAGAGGGTTTGGAAGATCGCTGCCTGCGTATTCCCATGACGGACAAAGTACGTTCATTAAATTTAGCCAATACTGCTTCTATCATCCTATTCAATGCTTTGAAGCAGCAGAATTTTCCTGGTTTAATTAAATAA